One Ethanoligenens harbinense YUAN-3 genomic window carries:
- a CDS encoding helix-turn-helix domain-containing protein yields MDEHILNLEQAVEFIGVSEKTLIKLLREEHIPARKIGREWRFSRDALIGWLASGDSMDYVNSEERYIVSEDTSGVSHELFGKIMESLSTIKKNGGNIASILQGLEKDITIPEESTLRVSYKQQRDVEKLEFKIFWEMREESKLEPNQKTKTP; encoded by the coding sequence ATGGATGAGCATATTTTAAATCTTGAACAGGCCGTTGAATTCATTGGCGTTAGTGAAAAGACTTTGATCAAGCTGCTCCGGGAAGAGCATATCCCCGCCCGTAAAATCGGGCGTGAATGGCGGTTCAGCCGGGATGCCTTGATCGGGTGGCTGGCTTCCGGAGATTCTATGGACTACGTAAACAGTGAGGAACGGTATATCGTCTCGGAAGATACTTCCGGCGTATCCCACGAGTTGTTTGGAAAAATCATGGAGTCCCTGTCAACCATAAAAAAGAATGGCGGTAATATCGCTTCCATATTACAAGGTCTGGAGAAAGACATCACCATTCCCGAAGAATCCACGCTTCGTGTCAGCTATAAGCAGCAAAGGGATGTTGAGAAGCTGGAATTTAAAATTTTCTGGGAAATGCGTGAAGAATCAAAACTGGAACCAAACCAAAAGACAAAAACTCCTTGA
- a CDS encoding EamA family transporter produces the protein MWLLFALGSALFAGLTSILAKIGIKNTDSNLATALRTIIVLLFSWLVVFVVGSQRTIDLISTRSLVFLILSGAATGASWLCYFKALQLGDVNKVAPIDKSSTILTILLAFLFLRETPTLWMGIGVVLLAAGTYLMIQRQETKTPNDKGNKSWLFYAVLSAVFAALTSILGKVGIQGIESNLGTAIRTIVVLLMAWIIVLFQKKLPLVKTIDKKSWIFIALSGLATGLSWLCYYRALQEGRASLVVPIDKLSIVVTIVFSRIVLKERLSKKGMVGLLLVVTGTMALLF, from the coding sequence ATGTGGCTTCTGTTTGCCTTGGGTTCTGCGCTGTTTGCTGGACTGACCAGTATCTTGGCGAAAATCGGAATTAAAAACACCGATTCAAACCTTGCGACGGCGCTCCGCACCATTATTGTGCTTTTGTTTTCTTGGCTAGTGGTTTTCGTTGTGGGTTCGCAACGTACCATCGACCTGATTTCCACACGCAGCCTTGTGTTTCTGATTCTTTCTGGAGCTGCTACCGGCGCTTCCTGGCTTTGCTATTTCAAAGCGTTGCAGCTCGGCGATGTCAATAAAGTGGCCCCGATTGATAAAAGTAGTACGATTCTAACGATCCTGCTTGCTTTTCTGTTTTTAAGAGAAACTCCCACCTTGTGGATGGGAATCGGGGTTGTGCTACTTGCTGCCGGAACCTATCTTATGATACAGCGTCAGGAAACCAAAACCCCGAATGACAAAGGGAATAAATCGTGGCTTTTTTATGCCGTACTATCCGCCGTTTTTGCTGCCCTGACCTCCATTCTCGGCAAGGTGGGAATTCAAGGAATCGAGTCCAATTTAGGAACAGCTATCCGCACGATCGTGGTATTACTCATGGCTTGGATCATCGTTTTGTTTCAGAAAAAGCTGCCCCTTGTAAAAACGATTGATAAAAAGAGTTGGATATTCATCGCACTTTCCGGCCTTGCGACCGGCCTTTCCTGGCTCTGCTATTACCGCGCACTCCAGGAAGGCAGGGCCAGTCTGGTAGTGCCCATCGATAAACTGAGCATTGTGGTAACAATTGTGTTTTCCCGCATCGTTCTAAAAGAAAGGCTTTCTAAAAAAGGCATGGTTGGCTTGCTTCTTGTGGTAACCGGAACAATGGCCTTGTTGTTTTAA
- a CDS encoding undecaprenyl-diphosphate phosphatase produces the protein MSIIQAILYGIVQGITEFLPVSSTAHLTLIPWIFGWNNPGNVFDVALHFGTAVAVIAFFFQDWVRLVSAGITKPKTKDGKLFWFLVIATVPGALAGVTLDKYMGMLSNPLLIGILLIIMGIVLYVCDKVSRNNISLDGIGLKRSIFIGVTQVLAIIPGVSRSGITMSVGRATGLDRESIAKFTFLLSTPIILGDALFHAKDLAHVNIDVLPFVVAVVTAAVVGLLSIKFLLNYLKTKSFFVFTIYRFVFGALIIALYFIRA, from the coding sequence ATGAGTATTATTCAAGCCATCCTCTATGGTATTGTCCAGGGAATCACAGAGTTTTTGCCTGTTTCAAGCACCGCGCACCTAACGCTTATACCATGGATTTTTGGGTGGAACAATCCGGGCAATGTCTTTGATGTTGCCCTGCATTTCGGTACGGCGGTTGCTGTAATTGCTTTTTTCTTTCAGGATTGGGTCCGGCTTGTTAGCGCCGGGATAACCAAACCAAAAACAAAGGACGGAAAGTTGTTTTGGTTTCTTGTCATAGCAACCGTCCCCGGAGCATTGGCCGGTGTTACTTTGGACAAATATATGGGAATGCTGTCGAATCCGCTTTTAATCGGGATTCTTCTCATCATTATGGGTATTGTTTTGTATGTATGCGATAAAGTCAGCCGAAATAACATTAGTTTAGATGGGATTGGTCTAAAGCGTAGTATTTTTATTGGCGTTACACAGGTACTTGCGATTATTCCGGGCGTTTCCCGGTCTGGTATTACGATGTCAGTTGGGCGTGCCACCGGGCTTGACCGTGAAAGTATTGCAAAGTTTACTTTTCTGCTTTCGACACCGATCATTCTTGGCGACGCACTTTTTCACGCGAAGGATTTGGCACATGTCAATATTGATGTACTGCCTTTTGTTGTCGCCGTTGTAACTGCCGCAGTTGTCGGGCTATTGAGCATTAAGTTTCTTTTGAATTATTTGAAAACCAAGAGCTTTTTTGTTTTTACAATTTATCGTTTCGTTTTCGGTGCGCTTATCATAGCATTGTACTTCATTCGAGCTTAG
- a CDS encoding HAD-IC family P-type ATPase has translation MAFIVIIVINIVIGIAQELKAKKLVDELSVLNRPKAKVLRDDQLFVVEMEDIVKDDVMVLESGHQICNDGIVLDGMAEVNESLLTGESDAVLKTTGSELYSGSFVVSGKCYAKVTHVGNENYAVKLTEEAKKAKQISSELLGSMKRVTRFTSFLIVPLGILLFLEAIILRHVLPAGAVISSAAALLGMLPKGLVLLIAVSLATGVIRLAKMKILVQNIYSLETLAHVDVLCLDKTGTITDGRMKVREVLSLTDRPNQKLSSLIQSYLAASDDNNATFQALQEHFGKNPVYHPVYKIPFSSLRKWGSVSFESGTVLVGAAEKLIKNLPESVEQQIAQGYRAVAIGFYNGVWQNDKELPDGIEPLCAVILADHIRKNAAKTLEYFRKEGVDVKIISGDHVKTVSMIARKTGLKSWENAVDLSAFGEDADYDSLCQKYTVFARVTPKQKQLLVQAMKRGGHQVAMTGDGVNDLLALREADCSIAIAEGSDASRQISQIVLLDSDFANLPQVVLEGRKVIHNVTRTAGVFFIKTIYSLLLSCFCLLLNMPFPFIPIQITLVDAFIEAYPSFLTIFESDTRRIRGSFLRTALENAAPFALTITAGIIFISLTVPFDTRQRQTVMYLLLILVSMLSVIKSCIPFTKLRAFICVTMVLGAFGALWVLPRLFEVSALTAAMGSYLLAAFVVLAFLLVLLFQIKRSIEKRRTQDSVKKR, from the coding sequence ATGGCTTTTATTGTCATCATCGTGATCAACATTGTAATTGGGATTGCGCAAGAACTAAAAGCGAAAAAGCTTGTGGATGAACTGTCTGTCTTAAACAGGCCCAAGGCAAAAGTGCTGAGAGATGATCAATTGTTTGTCGTTGAGATGGAGGACATTGTTAAAGACGATGTGATGGTTCTGGAAAGTGGACACCAAATTTGTAATGACGGGATTGTGCTCGATGGTATGGCAGAGGTCAATGAGTCGCTGCTGACCGGTGAAAGTGACGCCGTCTTAAAGACAACGGGTAGCGAACTTTACTCCGGAAGCTTTGTTGTTTCGGGAAAATGTTATGCAAAGGTAACGCATGTTGGCAATGAAAATTATGCGGTCAAGCTCACGGAAGAAGCCAAAAAAGCAAAGCAGATATCGTCCGAATTACTTGGCTCCATGAAGCGAGTAACCCGGTTTACAAGTTTTCTCATTGTGCCGCTTGGAATTTTATTGTTTTTGGAGGCTATAATACTCCGTCATGTATTGCCAGCGGGCGCTGTCATATCTTCCGCAGCGGCACTTTTAGGAATGCTGCCCAAAGGGCTGGTACTTTTGATTGCCGTATCGCTTGCGACCGGGGTCATTCGTCTGGCAAAAATGAAAATTTTGGTGCAGAATATTTATTCTTTGGAAACACTCGCGCATGTGGATGTTTTGTGTCTGGATAAAACCGGGACCATCACCGACGGCAGGATGAAGGTCAGGGAAGTGCTTTCGCTGACGGACCGTCCAAATCAAAAGTTGTCGTCCCTGATTCAATCCTATCTTGCCGCGAGCGATGATAATAATGCGACTTTTCAAGCGCTTCAGGAACATTTTGGAAAGAACCCTGTATATCATCCGGTATACAAGATTCCCTTTTCCTCGCTTCGCAAGTGGGGCTCGGTCAGCTTCGAATCTGGCACGGTGCTGGTCGGCGCGGCGGAGAAGTTAATCAAAAACCTGCCGGAGTCTGTGGAACAGCAGATTGCGCAAGGCTACCGTGCCGTCGCAATCGGCTTTTACAACGGGGTCTGGCAGAACGACAAGGAACTGCCGGACGGGATCGAACCGTTGTGCGCTGTGATTCTGGCAGATCACATCCGGAAGAACGCCGCGAAAACGTTGGAGTATTTCCGGAAAGAGGGCGTGGATGTAAAAATCATTTCCGGCGATCATGTCAAAACGGTATCGATGATTGCGCGGAAAACGGGACTGAAGTCGTGGGAAAACGCAGTTGATCTGTCTGCCTTTGGGGAGGATGCGGATTACGACAGCCTCTGCCAGAAATACACCGTGTTTGCACGGGTGACACCAAAACAAAAGCAACTGCTTGTGCAGGCCATGAAACGCGGTGGGCATCAGGTAGCCATGACCGGCGACGGTGTGAATGACCTGTTGGCGCTTAGAGAGGCGGATTGTTCCATTGCCATAGCCGAAGGCAGCGACGCCAGCCGCCAGATTTCGCAGATTGTGCTGCTGGATTCGGATTTTGCCAATCTGCCGCAGGTGGTGCTGGAAGGCAGAAAGGTAATCCATAATGTGACTCGGACAGCGGGCGTGTTCTTTATTAAGACGATCTATTCCTTGTTGCTTTCCTGCTTCTGCCTGCTGCTGAACATGCCTTTCCCGTTTATTCCCATTCAGATTACGCTGGTCGATGCCTTTATTGAAGCGTATCCGTCTTTCCTGACGATCTTTGAATCGGATACCAGGAGAATCCGGGGTTCTTTCTTAAGGACAGCGTTGGAGAATGCGGCGCCGTTTGCACTGACGATTACAGCGGGAATCATTTTTATCAGCCTTACCGTGCCGTTTGACACACGGCAAAGACAGACGGTCATGTACCTGCTTTTGATTCTCGTGTCGATGCTGTCGGTTATCAAAAGCTGCATCCCATTTACAAAGCTGCGTGCATTTATCTGTGTGACAATGGTGCTGGGTGCTTTCGGTGCGCTGTGGGTGCTCCCGCGGCTGTTTGAAGTTTCTGCTCTGACAGCGGCCATGGGGTCTTATCTGCTTGCGGCGTTTGTGGTGCTGGCGTTTCTCCTCGTGCTGCTTTTCCAAATCAAACGAAGCATAGAAAAACGCAGGACGCAGGATTCTGTTAAGAAGCGGTAA
- a CDS encoding sensor histidine kinase, protein MKIKDMLTKKMTVKKRLVISNILMILVPVVITAFIGLVCISIIWFSVQYGTGLGFKDSEDFYKASRGISMLVEKSLEEGTHANLAGNLSGISGILDKSAMALSVDYSGKNLYQYGHATDADEALLKAVVTLGGQGFVSNGNRELYVQQAEIKGVVYRISIFSSPSQLSFGSLKVALVLSAIVLMFAIIFSILLTNRFLTRFVFQKIEQPLEILSGGVQQISEGNLEHRINYTGEDEFSPVCTDFNKMAARLKASEERTQQHEQSRKELLVGISHDLRSPLTSIRAYVEGLLDGVAKTPEAQKGYLEIVKSKAEDIDRMLAKIFLFSKMELGEYPDHPELLRLDDEVRQLIRALGTEYKERGLLLTTDDLVPATVSADPDQLRCVLTNIMENSVKYKTKDMGTLTISLREENGEYRLSLCDDGPGVPEEALHHLFEVFYRSDPSRQNPQRGSGLGLAIAANAIQRMNGTIEAKVGENGGLKIVICLPKAEE, encoded by the coding sequence ATGAAAATAAAAGACATGCTTACAAAAAAAATGACCGTAAAAAAACGGCTTGTTATTTCCAATATTCTGATGATTCTCGTGCCGGTGGTCATCACCGCGTTCATCGGGCTTGTGTGCATAAGCATCATATGGTTCTCCGTCCAGTACGGCACGGGCCTTGGCTTTAAAGACAGCGAGGACTTTTACAAGGCCAGTCGGGGAATTTCCATGCTTGTTGAGAAATCACTGGAGGAAGGAACTCACGCAAACCTTGCGGGGAATCTATCAGGGATCAGCGGGATACTGGACAAAAGTGCCATGGCTCTATCTGTGGATTACTCCGGCAAAAATCTCTATCAATACGGGCATGCTACCGACGCTGACGAAGCTTTGCTGAAGGCCGTAGTTACATTGGGCGGTCAGGGCTTCGTTTCCAATGGAAACCGGGAACTGTATGTCCAACAAGCCGAAATTAAGGGTGTTGTCTATCGTATTTCTATTTTTTCCAGCCCTTCGCAACTGTCCTTCGGCAGTCTGAAGGTTGCGCTCGTTTTGTCCGCCATCGTTTTGATGTTTGCCATCATTTTTTCCATTTTGCTCACGAACCGTTTCCTGACCAGGTTTGTATTCCAGAAAATCGAACAACCGCTGGAGATCCTTTCGGGCGGAGTACAACAGATCAGTGAGGGAAATTTGGAGCACCGCATCAACTATACCGGTGAGGATGAATTTTCACCCGTCTGCACCGACTTTAATAAAATGGCGGCCCGTCTCAAAGCTTCTGAAGAACGGACACAGCAGCATGAGCAAAGCCGTAAAGAGCTGTTGGTCGGCATCTCCCATGATCTGCGCAGTCCGCTGACCTCGATTCGCGCCTATGTGGAAGGGCTTTTGGACGGCGTTGCCAAAACTCCCGAAGCCCAAAAAGGATACCTGGAAATTGTCAAAAGCAAAGCGGAAGACATAGATCGTATGCTGGCGAAAATCTTCCTGTTCTCCAAAATGGAGTTAGGCGAGTACCCGGACCATCCGGAACTGCTGCGGCTTGACGACGAAGTACGGCAACTTATACGGGCATTGGGTACGGAATACAAGGAAAGAGGTCTGCTTCTAACAACCGATGATCTTGTTCCGGCGACCGTTTCAGCCGACCCGGATCAGCTCCGGTGCGTACTGACCAACATTATGGAAAACAGCGTAAAGTATAAAACAAAGGACATGGGAACCTTGACCATCTCCCTCCGGGAGGAAAACGGAGAGTACCGCCTGTCCCTTTGTGACGACGGTCCCGGCGTTCCTGAGGAAGCGCTGCACCATCTGTTCGAAGTGTTTTACCGCAGTGATCCATCCCGGCAGAATCCTCAGCGCGGAAGTGGCCTTGGACTTGCCATTGCCGCTAATGCAATACAACGGATGAACGGAACGATTGAGGCAAAAGTCGGCGAAAACGGCGGTTTGAAAATTGTGATTTGCCTGCCGAAAGCGGAGGAATAA
- a CDS encoding response regulator transcription factor, with amino-acid sequence MQKILIIEDDTAIAAIERDYLLVEQFEVVISQDGRSGMEKALQGSFDLILLDLMLPGIDGFTVCRRLRESLDIPILMVTARREDIDKIRGLGLGADDYIEKPFSPSVLVARVKANLAQYARLRKTDRTAPIQIAIGSIRINTDTHRVYVNDTEIELKNKEYELLLFMAQNADVVLNRETLYERIWGMDAMGDNATVAVHINRLRDKIEEDPGNPRYIQTVRGAGYRFKA; translated from the coding sequence ATGCAGAAAATACTGATAATAGAAGACGATACCGCCATCGCTGCCATTGAGCGGGATTACCTTTTGGTTGAACAGTTCGAGGTGGTGATTTCGCAGGACGGCAGGAGCGGTATGGAAAAAGCGTTACAAGGTAGCTTTGACCTGATCCTACTGGACCTGATGCTTCCCGGTATCGACGGTTTTACCGTCTGCCGCAGGCTGCGGGAATCGCTGGATATTCCCATCCTGATGGTTACGGCCCGGCGGGAGGATATTGATAAAATACGCGGTCTGGGCCTTGGTGCGGACGATTACATTGAGAAGCCCTTCTCACCAAGCGTATTGGTAGCGCGAGTCAAGGCGAATCTGGCGCAGTACGCCAGACTCAGGAAAACGGATAGAACTGCTCCAATACAAATCGCCATAGGCAGTATCCGCATAAACACCGATACCCACAGAGTCTATGTAAACGACACGGAAATTGAGCTGAAAAACAAGGAATATGAGCTTTTGCTGTTTATGGCGCAAAACGCCGATGTGGTGTTAAACCGAGAAACGCTTTACGAGCGTATCTGGGGCATGGACGCCATGGGAGACAACGCCACGGTCGCCGTCCACATCAACCGGCTGCGGGACAAAATTGAGGAAGATCCGGGCAATCCCCGGTATATCCAAACGGTTCGGGGAGCGGGTTATCGTTTTAAGGCGTAG
- a CDS encoding RNA polymerase sigma factor codes for MTRINLRDYYPDFYTTDCIIEVPDEVAVLMDSYERAEAAYYLRRYRHKAYYSLDRGDSIERDILFVSLSPCEIYERKVTIEQLHAAIAALPDKQAKRIYAHYFLGMSKSVIARAEGVSKTVVGEAIDRGLKNMEKFLKKSL; via the coding sequence ATGACAAGGATCAATCTGCGGGACTACTATCCCGATTTCTATACCACTGACTGCATCATCGAAGTGCCTGACGAAGTTGCGGTGCTCATGGATTCCTATGAACGGGCCGAAGCTGCCTACTACCTGCGGAGATACCGCCATAAGGCGTATTACTCTCTGGATCGCGGAGACAGCATTGAGCGCGACATCCTGTTTGTGTCCCTGTCCCCCTGCGAAATCTATGAGCGCAAAGTGACCATAGAGCAGCTTCACGCTGCCATTGCCGCATTGCCGGACAAGCAGGCCAAACGCATCTATGCTCATTACTTTTTGGGTATGAGCAAGAGTGTCATTGCCAGAGCCGAAGGTGTCAGCAAGACTGTGGTTGGTGAAGCTATCGACCGAGGACTAAAAAATATGGAAAAGTTTTTAAAAAAGTCTCTCTAA
- a CDS encoding recombinase family protein has protein sequence MKNVLNNEAYLGNLIQNQTGSLSYKDKTTIRKPETDWICHENAFDAIISPEVWDAVQEINRLAKFRSINNAAPQPHLFTGKLICADCKGQLLANRETQHRKNGDVRKYVSYFCGRYANSGRSACSRHGISEIKLKKLVMAEIKARAEALEFDETAVLDMLKKKDVSRRHPTSGRYPAGGRQAAPPYSGA, from the coding sequence GTGAAAAACGTCCTGAACAACGAAGCCTATCTCGGAAACCTGATTCAAAATCAAACCGGTTCCCTCTCTTATAAGGACAAAACCACGATACGAAAGCCGGAAACGGATTGGATCTGCCATGAGAATGCCTTTGACGCCATTATTTCACCGGAAGTATGGGACGCGGTTCAGGAAATCAACCGGCTGGCAAAGTTTCGTTCCATAAATAACGCCGCACCGCAGCCACACCTGTTTACCGGCAAGTTGATATGCGCCGACTGCAAGGGGCAGCTTTTGGCAAACAGAGAGACGCAGCATAGAAAAAACGGCGATGTCAGGAAATATGTTTCTTACTTTTGCGGGAGATATGCCAATTCCGGCCGAAGCGCGTGTTCGCGTCACGGTATTTCCGAAATCAAGCTGAAAAAACTCGTCATGGCTGAGATTAAGGCGCGCGCCGAAGCGCTGGAATTTGACGAAACCGCCGTGCTGGACATGCTGAAAAAAAAAGATGTCAGCCGACGACACCCAACGTCAGGAAGATACCCGGCAGGAGGTCGGCAGGCTGCACCGCCGTATTCAGGAGCTTGA
- a CDS encoding DUF4368 domain-containing protein — protein MTAKLYEDKVSGTISEASFTVLIQKNEQERLQKAERLDTLLSKIRKSEQNAANIQNWAAVIRKHLHLQELDRETVDELIDHIEVGEHTDVNGQRSQNIRVFYRFIGSIET, from the coding sequence ATGACTGCGAAGCTCTACGAGGATAAGGTCAGTGGCACGATCAGCGAGGCCAGTTTCACGGTGCTAATACAAAAAAATGAACAGGAGCGGCTTCAAAAGGCGGAACGCCTCGACACGCTTCTTTCCAAAATCAGAAAATCTGAACAGAATGCCGCCAACATTCAGAATTGGGCGGCGGTTATCCGAAAGCATCTGCACTTACAGGAGCTTGACCGTGAGACAGTGGACGAACTGATAGACCATATTGAAGTCGGTGAGCACACAGACGTCAACGGCCAACGCAGCCAGAATATCAGAGTGTTTTACCGCTTCATAGGGTCAATAGAAACTTAA
- a CDS encoding tyrosine-type recombinase/integrase, producing the protein MLNARICDVKTGSPATMQLFGKGKKTRRVPLAQRTASHFKKYLQRFHPDENEYSQKYIFYTMRYGEHHRMTANNVRVFLREYGQKARKYCPEIPENVHPHLFRHSRAMHLYQRGMDLTLVSQWLGHANLQTTLVYAHADTEQKRRAIELAESSSSPAKKNPSTGKYTVSDEETLKKLYGLR; encoded by the coding sequence ATGCTTAATGCGCGGATATGCGATGTGAAAACGGGATCTCCGGCAACGATGCAGTTGTTTGGCAAAGGAAAAAAAACCAGACGTGTTCCGCTGGCGCAGAGAACCGCCAGTCATTTCAAAAAATATCTACAGAGATTTCATCCGGATGAAAACGAATACTCGCAGAAATATATTTTCTACACCATGAGATACGGTGAGCACCACAGGATGACAGCCAACAATGTTCGGGTATTCCTACGAGAATACGGACAAAAAGCAAGGAAATACTGTCCGGAGATTCCTGAGAATGTCCATCCGCATCTGTTTCGCCACAGCCGAGCGATGCATCTGTACCAGAGGGGAATGGATTTGACGCTTGTATCTCAATGGCTTGGGCACGCAAACCTACAGACAACGCTTGTATACGCTCATGCCGATACCGAGCAGAAACGCAGGGCAATTGAGCTTGCAGAAAGTTCAAGCAGTCCGGCGAAAAAGAATCCTTCAACCGGAAAATATACAGTCAGTGACGAGGAAACATTGAAAAAGCTGTACGGGCTTAGGTGA
- a CDS encoding ferredoxin, producing the protein MPDLKKEIWHMNATIDRKGCISCGLCTSTCPEVFRMADDGHAEVCADPVPESAEDTATEARDNCPVSVITVE; encoded by the coding sequence ATGCCTGATTTAAAAAAGGAGATTTGGCATATGAACGCAACAATCGACAGAAAGGGCTGTATTTCCTGCGGATTATGCACATCAACCTGTCCGGAGGTATTTCGGATGGCTGATGACGGGCATGCGGAGGTTTGCGCGGACCCTGTTCCTGAATCTGCGGAAGACACGGCAACGGAAGCACGGGATAACTGTCCCGTCTCTGTTATCACGGTAGAATAA
- the hcp gene encoding hydroxylamine reductase: MSMFCYQCQETAGGKGCAVRGVCGKNEEVAKLQDLLIYTLKGISEIVVKGKLDVKTLGETNYEVLSSLFMTITNANFDDGSIEKQIMKMIAVRDKLRNSVASAGLHDAATFMVSSRASMLEKAATVGVLSTENEDVRSLREMITYGLKGMAAYAEHAKNIGKEDLTINAFIYEALAATLDDSLSADDLVALTLKTGEYGVKVMALLDEANTSRFGNPEITEVNIGVRKNPAILISGHDLTDLEQLLEQTKGTGVDVYTHSEMLPAHYYPAFKKYDNFAGNYGNAWWKQLEEFVSFHGPILFTTNCIVPPRSEEVRGRIFTTGSTGYPGCKHIEADENGKKDFSEIIALAKTLPAPDEIETGSIVGGFAHNQVMALADKIVDAVKSGAIKKFFVMAGCDGRMKSREYYTEFAEKLPKDTVILTAGCAKYRYNKLKLGDIGGIPRVLDAGQCNDSYSLAVIALKLKEVFGLDDINKLPIAFNIAWYEQKAVIVLLALLYLGVKNIHLGPTLPGFLSPSVAKVLIEKFGIAGVGTVDDDIKLFMNA, encoded by the coding sequence ATGAGTATGTTTTGCTATCAGTGTCAGGAAACTGCCGGAGGAAAGGGCTGCGCGGTGCGCGGCGTCTGCGGAAAAAACGAAGAAGTGGCAAAACTCCAGGATCTTCTGATTTACACGCTCAAGGGCATTTCCGAAATTGTAGTCAAAGGAAAGCTGGACGTCAAAACCCTCGGCGAGACAAATTATGAAGTTCTCAGCAGCCTGTTCATGACCATCACCAACGCGAATTTCGACGACGGCTCGATTGAAAAACAGATCATGAAAATGATTGCCGTAAGAGACAAGCTCAGAAATTCCGTTGCTTCTGCGGGTTTACACGATGCGGCCACGTTTATGGTAAGTTCCAGAGCGTCCATGCTGGAAAAGGCCGCTACCGTCGGCGTGCTGTCAACCGAAAACGAGGACGTGCGTTCTCTCCGCGAGATGATCACATACGGCCTTAAGGGTATGGCTGCTTACGCCGAGCACGCGAAAAACATCGGAAAAGAAGATTTGACCATCAACGCCTTCATCTATGAGGCACTGGCGGCAACACTGGACGACTCCCTCTCCGCCGACGATCTTGTCGCGCTGACGCTGAAAACCGGCGAATACGGCGTCAAAGTTATGGCGCTACTGGACGAGGCCAACACGTCACGGTTCGGCAATCCTGAAATCACCGAGGTCAATATCGGCGTCAGAAAAAATCCTGCGATCCTGATTTCCGGTCACGACCTGACCGATCTGGAGCAGCTTCTGGAGCAAACCAAAGGTACTGGCGTGGATGTGTATACCCACAGCGAGATGCTGCCTGCCCATTATTACCCGGCTTTCAAAAAATACGACAACTTTGCCGGAAACTACGGCAATGCATGGTGGAAGCAGCTTGAGGAATTTGTCTCCTTCCATGGCCCCATCCTCTTTACTACCAACTGCATCGTCCCGCCAAGAAGCGAGGAGGTCCGGGGCAGAATCTTTACCACGGGTTCCACCGGCTATCCCGGCTGCAAGCATATTGAAGCCGATGAGAACGGCAAAAAGGACTTTTCCGAGATCATCGCGCTTGCCAAGACTCTTCCCGCGCCCGATGAGATTGAGACTGGCAGCATTGTCGGCGGCTTTGCCCATAATCAGGTGATGGCTCTGGCAGACAAGATCGTCGATGCCGTCAAATCCGGTGCGATCAAAAAGTTCTTTGTTATGGCCGGCTGTGACGGACGTATGAAGTCCAGGGAATACTACACCGAGTTTGCGGAGAAGCTCCCGAAGGACACGGTAATTCTTACGGCGGGCTGTGCGAAGTATCGCTATAATAAACTGAAGCTGGGCGATATCGGCGGTATTCCGAGAGTTCTGGACGCCGGACAGTGCAACGACTCCTATTCTCTGGCGGTCATCGCCCTGAAACTCAAAGAGGTGTTTGGACTCGACGATATTAACAAGCTGCCGATTGCTTTCAATATCGCCTGGTACGAACAGAAGGCCGTCATCGTTCTCTTGGCTTTGCTGTACTTGGGCGTAAAGAACATCCACCTAGGCCCCACGCTGCCGGGTTTCCTGTCACCCAGCGTGGCAAAGGTCCTGATTGAAAAATTCGGAATCGCAGGCGTGGGAACAGTTGACGATGACATCAAGCTGTTTATGAATGCCTGA
- the rd gene encoding rubredoxin: protein MKKYRCIPCGYVYDPALGDSDSGIALGTSFEDLPDDWQCPICFVGKDNFEPVED, encoded by the coding sequence ATGAAAAAGTACAGATGTATTCCCTGCGGGTATGTCTATGATCCCGCGCTTGGCGATTCTGACAGCGGCATCGCGCTCGGCACGTCATTTGAAGATTTACCCGATGATTGGCAGTGCCCGATTTGTTTTGTCGGTAAGGACAATTTTGAACCTGTTGAAGACTGA